In Mycobacterium branderi, the DNA window AGAACTCGGTGGAAACGATTCCGTGTCGCTCCTATTCATGCTGGTCAGAGCGGAAGTGCAATCCTGTAGTTTCCGGCGTGTGTTTCCGGTCTTGAGTGGTATCTCGCGTAGATCAGCTACTAGATGTTTCTCAATGTTTCCCTCACGATGGGGGGTATGACCGGCGCGGAATGGAAACGGGTGGGTGCGCACATCGTTCAGCGACGCATCGAACTCGGGATGAAGACGACGAAGTCCCTGGCCGAGAGGACGGGCTTGACGCCGCGGATGCTCGGAGACATCGAGAACGCGCGACGAACCAACTACTCAGCGGGAACGATCGCGCAGATTGAACTCGCTCTGAAGTGGCGCCCCGGCAGCATCACCGACATCCTCGCCGGCGGCGAGCCGTCTCCTGTCGAGGAACTGGAGGCAGCTCCGGGGCGTCGTTATGGTTTTCGTGCACGTTCTGAACTTGCGGGTGGGCCCGACCTCGCCACTGTGGAGCAGCTGCTGAGAACGGCTGTGGCGTTCGCTGATTTGGTGGAGAGACTTCATGATGCCGAGTTGTCCGCGCGGTGGAAACAGCTCGACCAAGCCATCACAAAGACCGCTGTCGAACAATTGAGCGACACAGGCAAGCAAACTCAATGGCTGCTGGACCAGCTAGCTCAGCGAATGGCTGATTTACCGCCTGATTGTGACCGTCCGGGTGGCGCGGCGTCGCCGGCGGGATCATCGGACGATGTGGAGTCTGGGCTTGCCGACCGGTTCCGGCGGTGGCGCGCTGGCATACCACACATCGAAGACCGCGATGAGGGCACGTAGCAGTGGTTCCGGCCACGACATGAACGGATGCTGGTCGAGACGGTCCAGCAGTTCGCGGCGCAACACATTGATGTCGGTGTAGTCCACGTGTTGAATAAGCGGCACGGGGGAAGCTGACGACCGAAGCGGCCCCCGGGGGCGCACCTTTGTCGGCGAACATGCGGAGTTTTGTCGGCCAGTGCCGGTAGATAGCTGATCACGCGGTTGGGCCCAGCAGTCTCCCGATCGCATCCGCTGCGGCTTGGGCGCTGCTGCGGTCCAGGTGCCCGTACAGGTCGATGGTTGTTTTGATCGACTCGTGGCCTAGGTGGCGCTGGATCACCGGCAGCGGAACCCCGGCGGTGATCATCCATGACGCGCACGTGTGCCGCAGGTCGTGGATGCGCGGCCGTGGCGGTGCGAGCTGAGCCCGCTCGACGGCCGGCCACCACACGTTGGCGCGGAAGTTCGGCGCCCGGACCGGGCCGCCTGCGGCGCGCCGGCCGCGGCCGGGGTTGGTGAACAGCCACTCGCCGCTGTAGTCGAGGTCGTCGAGCACGGAGGCCGGGACGTCGATGGTGCGCACCGACCGCTTGGTTTTCGGCGCCCCGAGGTGGTAGCCGCCGCCTCCGCGTTTCCATGCCCGGCTGATGCGGACGGTGTGCTCTGTGCGGTTGACGTCGTATGGTCGCAGCGCGGTGACTTCGGAGAGCCGGGCGCCGGAGGCGACGAGGAACCGCACCATCGGCCGCCACGGCTCGGTCACTTCCGCTAGGAGGGCGGCGAACTCGTCGCGGCTCAGGAATCGCATCTCGTCGCGTTCGGTGCGCGGCAGCCTCACGCCAACAGCGGGGTTGGCGGCGATGTGGCCGGCTTCGACGGCCGCGTTGAGTGCCGACGACAGGAAGCCGTGGCGGTTGGCGACGGACTTGCCCGACGCGCCGTCGTCGCGCATCTTCTCTACCCATCGGGCGACGTCGTCGCGCGTCAGCGACGTGAGCGGGATGTGGCCAAGCGTCGGCGCGATGTGGTTGCGCAGGTAGCTGCGATAGTCCTCCGGTGTGCGGCGCTCGACGCCTGAGAGGTGCTCGATGTGGTGCTCAAGCCATTTCGTCACGGTCGGGCCGCCGCGGATCGGGCGATCGATGCCGTGAACCTGCCGCGCCCGGGCACCGCCGACCGCTTCGACGAGGCGGCGGAACTCCTCGGCGTCGTTCGGGTCGTCGAGGGAGGTTGAGGTTTCTTGGCCGTCTACGCGGTAGCGGACTTGCCAGTAGGTGCTGCCGT includes these proteins:
- a CDS encoding helix-turn-helix domain-containing protein; this encodes MTGAEWKRVGAHIVQRRIELGMKTTKSLAERTGLTPRMLGDIENARRTNYSAGTIAQIELALKWRPGSITDILAGGEPSPVEELEAAPGRRYGFRARSELAGGPDLATVEQLLRTAVAFADLVERLHDAELSARWKQLDQAITKTAVEQLSDTGKQTQWLLDQLAQRMADLPPDCDRPGGAASPAGSSDDVESGLADRFRRWRAGIPHIEDRDEGT
- a CDS encoding tyrosine-type recombinase/integrase, which encodes MATIRRRQRIDGSTYWQVRYRVDGQETSTSLDDPNDAEEFRRLVEAVGGARARQVHGIDRPIRGGPTVTKWLEHHIEHLSGVERRTPEDYRSYLRNHIAPTLGHIPLTSLTRDDVARWVEKMRDDGASGKSVANRHGFLSSALNAAVEAGHIAANPAVGVRLPRTERDEMRFLSRDEFAALLAEVTEPWRPMVRFLVASGARLSEVTALRPYDVNRTEHTVRISRAWKRGGGGYHLGAPKTKRSVRTIDVPASVLDDLDYSGEWLFTNPGRGRRAAGGPVRAPNFRANVWWPAVERAQLAPPRPRIHDLRHTCASWMITAGVPLPVIQRHLGHESIKTTIDLYGHLDRSSAQAAADAIGRLLGPTA